CATTAAAACCGAATTTTTACACGGTTCGCTAGACACAGGAATTCAGCCTGAATATGAAACATTGTCAAATAAATTGTTTGCCAATGTTGACACGATGTTTGAAATGGCGTCAACAGCAGAACAAATTGCCGACGTAGTTTACGAAGCCGCAACCGACGGAAAAAAACAATTAAGATACGTTGCCGGAGAAGATGCAAAAGCAATGTACAAACAAAGACTAGAAGTTGGAGACGAAGTTTTTCGTACTGAATTTAGCAAACAATTTTTTGGAGAATAATAAATCTTATCAAGCTTCAGCGGAGCGTAATATACTCGCATCATAATGGATATTATGCTCCGCTGGAGCTTTGCTCTCAATGTTAAATATCTTCCTATAAATATTTTGCTTCTCTGAAGCTACTTTTTAAAATCAAAGAGATTGTCCAATACTTTACTGAAAACCTAATTACTTTTAAAATTTCGTACTTTTATATCATGGAAAAGAAAAACAATACTCCTGCAAAAATTTCTTCTATATCACAGTTTCATGACTTGCTTCGACTGCCAAAACCACTTCACCCGATGGTGAGTTTAGTGGACAATGCGAAATTGGTCGTAAATGAGGATTTAGCTAATTTTTCTTTTTTGCTTGACTTTTATAAAATATCCTATAAATTTTCGGCCACTGGAAAAATGGGTTATGGTAAGGGATATTACGATTTTAATGAAGGCGGGCTTATGTTTGCTTCTCCCAACCAATTAATTTTTACCGAAAACGAGGAAGGTGCCAAATATGGAGGCTATACGCTTTTGTTTCATCCTGATTTTATTAGAAATTATCCTTTAGGGAAAAGTATCAAAAAATATGGTTTCTTTTCATATGACACCAATGAGGCACTGCACCTTTCAGACAGCGAAAAGACAATTATTATTGGTTTATTAAAAAGCATCGAAAATGAACTCAATACGGCAATTGACGAAATGAGCCAAGATGTTATCGTTTCTTATATTGATGTACTGTTAAATTACAGCAATCGTTTTTACAAACGCCAATTCATCACCAGAAAAACAATCAGCCACGATTTATTATTAAAAGTTGAAGAAACTCTTGATAATTATATCAGCAACGCCGAAACTTTAAAAAAAGGATTACCAACTGTAGAATTTCTGGCTTCACAAATTAATGTTTCGAGTCATTATTTAAGCGATATGCTTCGGAATTTAACGGGACAAAATGCACAACAGCACATTCATTCCAAACTCATCGAAAAATCAAAAGATTTCCTAATTACAACCAATCTTTCAGTTGCTGAAATAGCATATCAATTAGGTTTTGAATATCCACAATCCTTCAGCAAACTATTCAAAAAGAAAACCAGTCTTACTCCTTTAGAATTTAAAAACTCATTAAATTAATCCAGCCGATTTCTTTTTATTTATCAAAAAAAAGAAATCGGTTTTTGTTTTTTTCTGAATGCAATTTTGAACTCTTATTTCATAAAAATTCATAAAAATTCACTTCTTGGATGTCGTAGTATTTCAATTGTTTATTGAATCTAAATAACGCCCAAAAAACATCATTTTAAGCTTTATAAAAGTGAAAAAGCACAAAAGAGACCACAAAATCAAAACTAACAATTATTACTATTTTTATTTGTTTTGTTACATTTTTTCGAATTAAACCCTCCATTTTATGGTGATTATGAGATAAATTTGCAAACTATTAAAACAAAAAACAATCAAGCAGAATTAAATCTGAAAAAGAAAAACAAAATCAGTTTCTAAATCATTTTTCTTTCAAATTTGAAGTTGCAAAAGCCTATTGGCAATTTGTAATTTAGTTTGGGTATCGTATATAATGAAATATTGAAATTGACGCTTTTTTATCTTTTTTTACTTTTGTTTTGCTATTATAATGAACAGGAAATTGCTGTGGTTATAGAAATTACAATTTAAAAAAATAAAAAATGAGTAAGACATTATTTGACAAAGTATGGGATTCACATGTTGTGCGTAAAATTGAAGATGGGCCAGATGTGTTTTTTATTGACCGCCATTTCATTCATGAAGTTACGAGTCCTGTTGCTTTTTTAGGATTAAAATCAAGAGGCGTTAACGTTTTATACCCAGAACGTACTTTTGCCACTGCAGACCACAATACACCAACCATAAACCAACATTTACCAGTTCAGGATCCTCTTTCTGCAAACCAGCTGAAAGCTCTTGAAGATAATGCGAACGAATACGGAATTTCGCACTGGGGATTAGGTCACCAAAAAAATGGAATTGTACACGTAGTGGGTCCTGAAAACGGAATTACTTTGCCAGGCGCTACTATTGTATGCGGAGATTCGCATACGTCTACTCACGGTGCTTTTGGAGCTATCGCTTTCGGTATCGGAACTTCTGAAGTTGAAATGGTGCTTTCTACTCAATGTATTATGCAGCCTAAACCAAAGAAAATGCGTATTAACGTAAACGGACAACTTAGTAAAGGTGTTGGACCAAAAGACGTTGCGCTTTACATTATTGCTCAATTAACTACTTCTGGAGGAACGGGTTACTTTGTTGAATACGCTGGTGATGTGTTTGAAAACATGACTATGGAAGGTCGTATGACGGTTTGTAACTTAAGTATCGAAATGGGTGCTCGCGGCGGAATGATCGCCCCTGACCAAACTACTTTTGATTTCTTAGAAGGAAAATTATACGCTCCAAAAGGAGAAGCCTGGACTAAAGCTGTTGAATATTGGAAAACACTAAAAACAGATGCTGATGCGGTTTTTGATGCTGAATTAAACATCAACGCTGCTGATATCGAGCCAATGATTACTTATGGTACTAACCCAGGTATGGGAATTGGTATTACAAAACATATCCCAAGTGCAAAAGAAGTTGAAGGCGGTGAGGAAACTTACAAAAAATCTTTAGCTTATATGGGCTTCAACGAAGATGATGTAATGATTGGAAAACAAATCGATTACGTTTTCTTAGGAAGCTGTACAAACGGACGTATTGAAGATTTTAGAGCTTTCGCTGAAATTGTAAAAGGAAGAAAAAAAGCAGATAATGTTACCGCTTGGTTAGTTCCTGGATCTCACGTTGTTGAAGCA
This is a stretch of genomic DNA from Flavobacterium endoglycinae. It encodes these proteins:
- the leuC gene encoding 3-isopropylmalate dehydratase large subunit is translated as MSKTLFDKVWDSHVVRKIEDGPDVFFIDRHFIHEVTSPVAFLGLKSRGVNVLYPERTFATADHNTPTINQHLPVQDPLSANQLKALEDNANEYGISHWGLGHQKNGIVHVVGPENGITLPGATIVCGDSHTSTHGAFGAIAFGIGTSEVEMVLSTQCIMQPKPKKMRINVNGQLSKGVGPKDVALYIIAQLTTSGGTGYFVEYAGDVFENMTMEGRMTVCNLSIEMGARGGMIAPDQTTFDFLEGKLYAPKGEAWTKAVEYWKTLKTDADAVFDAELNINAADIEPMITYGTNPGMGIGITKHIPSAKEVEGGEETYKKSLAYMGFNEDDVMIGKQIDYVFLGSCTNGRIEDFRAFAEIVKGRKKADNVTAWLVPGSHVVEAQIKEEGILDILTEAGFVLRQPGCSACLAMNDDKVPAGKYAVSTSNRNFEGRQGPGSRTLLASPIMAAAAAVTGKLTDPRELF
- a CDS encoding helix-turn-helix domain-containing protein, encoding MEKKNNTPAKISSISQFHDLLRLPKPLHPMVSLVDNAKLVVNEDLANFSFLLDFYKISYKFSATGKMGYGKGYYDFNEGGLMFASPNQLIFTENEEGAKYGGYTLLFHPDFIRNYPLGKSIKKYGFFSYDTNEALHLSDSEKTIIIGLLKSIENELNTAIDEMSQDVIVSYIDVLLNYSNRFYKRQFITRKTISHDLLLKVEETLDNYISNAETLKKGLPTVEFLASQINVSSHYLSDMLRNLTGQNAQQHIHSKLIEKSKDFLITTNLSVAEIAYQLGFEYPQSFSKLFKKKTSLTPLEFKNSLN